One region of Chitinophagales bacterium genomic DNA includes:
- a CDS encoding FkbM family methyltransferase produces MLNFKKVYLFNLVETIQIVIYSLCSRIIHAIPRNLKNTYEFTNILLGKGIRLNKEGYGFYSFPYSIGNTIFHFFMKIDSSDSRVFEQIILNKEYEPVVNEIRNKKIKIDFILDLGANIGLSSIYLYAHLTPSKIIAIEPSNKTYRRLLKNMEANNLSNVKCIPKGVWSKPTFLNPDISFRDGEDWSFRLIEGDEKGEEGIEVTTINQICEEENITTLDLAKMDIEGGEIEIFLNSNLDWLTKTKVIALEIHDEFNCREKIEEILLDRNFELTHSGELTIGFNKNLI; encoded by the coding sequence ATGCTTAATTTTAAAAAAGTGTATTTATTTAATCTAGTAGAGACAATACAAATAGTTATCTATTCTCTATGCTCGCGAATTATACACGCTATTCCACGAAATTTAAAAAACACTTATGAATTCACCAATATTCTATTAGGCAAAGGAATTCGTTTAAATAAAGAAGGATACGGATTTTATTCATTTCCCTATTCCATAGGTAATACTATATTTCATTTTTTTATGAAGATTGATTCTTCAGATTCTAGAGTGTTTGAACAAATAATATTGAATAAAGAGTACGAACCCGTTGTAAACGAAATTAGAAATAAGAAAATTAAAATAGATTTCATACTTGACTTAGGAGCGAATATAGGTTTAAGCTCTATTTATCTATATGCGCATTTGACACCATCAAAAATAATAGCGATAGAACCATCAAATAAAACATATAGAAGGCTTCTAAAGAATATGGAGGCGAATAATCTCTCCAATGTAAAATGCATTCCAAAAGGAGTATGGAGCAAGCCTACTTTTTTAAACCCAGATATTAGTTTCAGAGATGGTGAAGATTGGTCATTTCGCTTAATAGAAGGTGATGAGAAAGGCGAGGAAGGGATTGAAGTAACTACCATCAATCAGATTTGTGAAGAAGAAAATATTACAACTTTAGATTTAGCCAAAATGGATATAGAGGGAGGTGAAATAGAAATTTTTCTTAATAGTAATTTAGATTGGCTTACTAAAACTAAGGTTATAGCACTAGAAATCCATGATGAATTCAATTGTAGGGAGAAGATTGAAGAAATACTTTTAGATCGAAACTTTGAATTAACGCATTCTGGGGAGTTGACGATTGGGTTTAATAAAAACCTAATCTAA
- a CDS encoding GDP-mannose 4,6-dehydratase — protein sequence MRILITGIAGFIGSHLAERLISEGNEIIGIDNFDSFYSRSQKEKNLAALSISPIFKLYEGDICDSDFLQTIFSSHKIELVIHLAAKAGVRPSILDPESYYNVNVMGTLGLLRTMQNHSVKSLIFASSSSVYGNNKKIPFSETDNVDFPISPYAASKKAGELLTYTYHHLHHFKVMNLRFFTVYGPRQRPDLAIHKFFNNIYKSLPIDIYGDGSTSRDYTYVDDIVEGIFQSIIYLKSKKSIYEIVNLGNNSPLSLSDLVWNLELIIGTTIQKKYYNTQEGDVDKTFADIKKARQLLGFNPETTIEDGLRKFKIWYEANI from the coding sequence ATGCGAATTTTAATAACAGGTATCGCTGGTTTCATAGGCTCTCATCTGGCAGAGAGACTTATAAGTGAAGGAAATGAAATCATTGGTATCGACAATTTTGATTCCTTTTATTCACGTTCTCAGAAGGAGAAAAATTTAGCAGCGCTTTCTATAAGCCCCATTTTTAAATTATATGAAGGAGATATTTGTGATTCCGATTTCTTACAAACGATATTTTCATCCCATAAAATTGAGCTTGTGATTCACCTGGCAGCCAAAGCAGGTGTGAGGCCATCTATTTTAGATCCTGAATCATATTACAATGTGAATGTGATGGGGACTCTAGGTCTACTAAGAACTATGCAAAACCATAGTGTCAAGAGTTTGATTTTTGCTTCATCTTCTTCTGTGTATGGAAATAATAAAAAAATCCCATTCTCCGAGACAGATAATGTTGATTTTCCAATTTCGCCCTATGCGGCTAGCAAAAAAGCAGGAGAGCTACTAACTTATACTTACCATCATCTTCATCACTTTAAAGTGATGAATCTTCGATTTTTTACAGTATATGGGCCACGCCAGAGGCCAGACCTAGCCATTCATAAATTTTTTAACAATATCTATAAGTCTCTGCCAATTGATATTTATGGAGATGGATCTACTAGTAGAGATTATACTTATGTTGATGATATCGTAGAAGGAATATTTCAGTCTATAATTTATCTAAAGTCAAAAAAGTCAATTTATGAGATTGTAAATCTTGGAAATAATAGCCCCTTAAGTTTAAGTGATTTAGTTTGGAATTTGGAATTAATCATAGGGACTACAATTCAAAAGAAATATTATAATACGCAAGAAGGAGATGTAGATAAAACGTTTGCTGATATAAAAAAGGCTAGACAATTATTAGGTTTTAACCCAGAGACAACGATTGAAGATGGACTTAGGAAATTCAAAATCTGGTATGAAGCGAATATTTAA
- a CDS encoding ABC transporter permease codes for MGSEKIEKKDIYSDDYWDLIIEPRSSLFQIDFKEIWKFRDLLRMFVKREIVQFYKQTILGPLWFFIQPLLTTIVYMIVFGQIAKLSPAGKPQILFYLSGVVLWNYFADVLNNTAATFRENAQLFGKVYFPRIIAPASKAISNLLKLFIQLGLFFAIYIYMGVTGQFEFSISWTVLLLPFLILILFNLGMGLGMIVTSMTAKYKDLIFLITFGVQLLMYATPVIYSLETIRDKQFYTWIAFNPLSPVIEIFRNSLLGGNVDFAMLGYSLISSLFVLILGLMIFNKIEKTFIDTV; via the coding sequence ATGGGAAGTGAAAAGATAGAGAAAAAAGATATTTACAGCGATGACTATTGGGATCTCATCATAGAGCCTCGCTCTTCTTTATTTCAGATAGATTTCAAAGAGATATGGAAATTTCGCGATCTCCTGCGCATGTTTGTTAAGCGAGAGATTGTACAATTCTATAAGCAAACTATACTGGGTCCATTGTGGTTTTTTATTCAGCCCTTGCTTACTACCATAGTCTATATGATAGTCTTTGGGCAAATAGCTAAGCTCTCTCCCGCTGGCAAACCGCAGATTTTATTTTATCTCTCTGGTGTGGTGCTATGGAATTATTTCGCAGATGTATTGAATAACACAGCAGCCACCTTCCGCGAGAATGCACAGCTATTCGGCAAAGTATATTTCCCCAGAATCATAGCTCCAGCATCCAAGGCGATATCCAATCTACTAAAACTTTTCATTCAGCTCGGATTGTTTTTTGCTATTTATATTTATATGGGGGTCACAGGGCAGTTTGAATTCTCTATTTCTTGGACTGTTTTATTATTGCCTTTTTTGATTTTAATATTATTCAACCTCGGCATGGGTCTAGGCATGATCGTCACGTCAATGACAGCTAAGTATAAAGATTTAATTTTCCTTATCACCTTCGGGGTGCAGCTACTCATGTACGCTACGCCAGTCATTTATTCGTTGGAGACGATTAGAGATAAGCAGTTCTACACGTGGATAGCCTTTAATCCATTATCACCAGTCATAGAAATTTTTAGAAATAGTCTGTTAGGTGGAAATGTAGATTTTGCAATGCTAGGATATTCACTTATTTCATCATTGTTTGTTCTCATACTTGGATTGATGATCTTTAATAAAATAGAAAAAACATTTATAGATACTGTATAA
- a CDS encoding glycosyltransferase, which yields MIAILLSVYNGEQFLCEQLDSIVSQSFQDFIVWVRDDGSHDSSKEIIEKYKTLYPSKFELVDWNSHQNLGFGSSFLRLLEVAAGELYFFCDQDDVWHYTKLADYLECYEACKTKNLPLLLISDFSIFKKEINFKSFYKSLGIRTSQDVSIQFSFLFSGCTYCLNTNLRNTVVSSKVMHKFGHDVKTFFIALLEGEIRFLPKSTMKYRIHSNNLCGYKRTQGIIVSIKDFMKYFYSSNEYRKIILRPYFELYENLKLSYDKDILQTNELYCEEDINSLNFIQRKLWYQKHFLPFFPSYIEGILKVLTF from the coding sequence TTGATTGCAATATTACTTTCTGTATATAATGGAGAGCAATTTCTTTGCGAACAATTAGATTCTATAGTATCCCAATCTTTTCAAGACTTTATTGTTTGGGTTAGAGATGATGGAAGTCATGACTCTAGCAAGGAGATTATTGAGAAGTATAAAACACTATATCCTAGTAAATTTGAATTAGTAGATTGGAATTCACATCAGAACTTAGGATTTGGTTCTTCATTTCTTAGACTTCTAGAGGTAGCAGCTGGTGAACTCTATTTTTTTTGTGATCAAGATGATGTATGGCACTATACAAAATTAGCGGATTATCTTGAATGTTACGAAGCTTGCAAGACTAAAAATTTACCCTTATTGCTAATTTCAGATTTCAGCATTTTCAAAAAAGAAATAAATTTTAAAAGCTTTTATAAAAGTTTAGGAATAAGAACTTCACAAGATGTTTCAATTCAATTTTCTTTTTTATTCTCTGGGTGTACTTATTGTCTTAACACGAACCTCCGGAATACTGTGGTGAGTAGTAAGGTTATGCACAAATTTGGGCATGATGTTAAAACATTTTTTATTGCCTTATTGGAAGGAGAAATTAGATTCCTTCCTAAATCGACTATGAAATACAGAATTCATAGTAATAATCTATGTGGATATAAGAGAACCCAGGGAATAATCGTGTCTATAAAAGACTTTATGAAGTATTTCTACAGCTCAAATGAATATCGAAAAATAATTCTAAGACCTTATTTCGAATTGTACGAAAATCTAAAATTAAGTTACGATAAAGACATTCTTCAAACAAATGAACTATATTGTGAAGAGGATATAAATTCTTTAAATTTTATACAACGTAAGTTATGGTATCAGAAGCACTTTCTACCATTCTTTCCAAGTTATATTGAAGGAATATTAAAAGTACTAACATTTTGA
- a CDS encoding YhcH/YjgK/YiaL family protein has product MIINHLKNIANYHSTYPHIGEAIDYISTNEFHLLKEGKNEFSENFYVVKIIGDKKSNFDGTLEVHREWIDIHIPLTDDEIIAFKEISECQKLDKEYDTENDYALYNESDISQLTLAKGYFCIIDTTICHMANLGEGKLEKLVFKIRK; this is encoded by the coding sequence ATGATTATAAATCACCTAAAAAATATTGCCAACTATCATTCAACTTATCCTCACATAGGTGAAGCGATAGACTATATATCTACAAATGAATTTCACCTCTTGAAAGAAGGCAAGAATGAATTTTCAGAGAACTTCTATGTAGTCAAAATCATAGGAGATAAAAAGTCAAATTTTGATGGCACCTTGGAGGTTCATCGGGAGTGGATTGACATACATATACCATTAACCGACGATGAAATTATAGCCTTTAAAGAAATCTCAGAATGTCAAAAACTAGATAAAGAATACGACACTGAAAATGACTATGCGTTATACAATGAAAGCGACATATCACAGCTAACTCTAGCCAAAGGTTACTTTTGCATTATAGATACCACTATATGCCATATGGCTAATCTAGGCGAAGGAAAACTTGAAAAACTTGTTTTCAAAATTCGCAAGTAG
- a CDS encoding glycosyltransferase family 2 protein translates to MISIILPIYNEAESIPELFQEIEKALKTFDYEIVAVNDGSKDHSFQIIKEYTTKDRHIKLINFKYNSGQTAAINAGIQHASGDIIVFMDSDLENLPSDIPAMIDKLNEGYDVVSGWRRDRWQGQFLTRKLPSLLANKLISKISGVKLNDYGCTLKVYRSDVIKDVKLYGQMHRFIPVYCKWQGGKVAELPVQYQPRKYGASNYGIGRTFKVLLDLIVIKFLDRYMQRPIHFFGGFGFFSMLLSIISFLLALYFKLSGQKDFVQTPLPTFTAMFFVVGLVMILMGVLAEMLMRTYYESQNKFPFIIKEKINFD, encoded by the coding sequence ATGATATCAATTATTCTACCTATTTATAATGAAGCTGAGAGTATTCCTGAGTTGTTTCAGGAAATAGAGAAGGCATTGAAAACTTTTGATTATGAAATCGTGGCTGTGAATGATGGCTCCAAAGATCATTCATTTCAGATAATCAAAGAGTACACAACGAAGGATAGACATATAAAATTGATCAACTTTAAATATAATTCAGGGCAAACAGCAGCTATCAATGCTGGGATTCAACATGCATCTGGAGATATCATTGTTTTTATGGATTCTGATTTGGAAAATCTACCAAGTGATATTCCTGCAATGATTGATAAGTTAAATGAAGGCTACGATGTAGTCAGTGGCTGGCGGCGCGACCGGTGGCAGGGTCAGTTTCTCACCCGTAAACTACCTTCACTTTTAGCAAACAAGCTAATAAGCAAAATTTCTGGGGTCAAACTTAATGATTATGGTTGTACCTTAAAAGTATATAGGAGTGATGTGATTAAAGATGTCAAATTGTATGGACAAATGCACCGTTTTATCCCAGTGTATTGCAAGTGGCAAGGAGGCAAGGTTGCAGAGCTCCCCGTTCAATACCAACCTAGAAAATATGGTGCCAGTAACTACGGAATTGGAAGAACATTTAAAGTGTTATTAGATTTAATTGTCATTAAATTTTTAGATAGATATATGCAGCGTCCGATTCATTTTTTTGGAGGTTTCGGATTCTTCTCTATGTTACTTTCGATAATTTCCTTTTTACTTGCTTTATACTTTAAACTATCAGGTCAGAAAGATTTTGTACAAACACCTTTGCCCACATTTACAGCTATGTTTTTTGTAGTTGGCTTAGTGATGATATTGATGGGTGTTCTGGCTGAAATGCTTATGCGAACTTACTATGAGAGCCAAAATAAATTTCCATTCATAATAAAAGAAAAAATAAATTTTGATTAG
- a CDS encoding putative DNA binding domain-containing protein, which translates to MMSLESIKELRESQTVEFKLSFGNETIETLVAFANAQGGSVYLGITDNGEIMGLHIAKETVAEWINEIKTKTAPAIIPDVDILELENKVLVVLGMKEYPIKPVSFKGRYLKRVANSNHLLSVAEVANMHLSAFNSSWDYYTNNHFKIDDLALAKVQSVIDNLKTNGQNINDDPLSFLYKQDLIRDEKITNAAFLLFTERDTRMTTIEMGRFQTDILIKDSLRSQSDIISQVNQVIDFVKKHMNKAIIITGQAQNTQQWQYPLEAIREIVMNMIVHRDYRDTADSIIKIYDDKIEFFNPGKLPDAITEDDLLTNSYKSTPRNKTIADIFRTMGLIEKYGSGIQRIINYFMEAGLPKPSFKNQSSGFLVTIYSNVTENVTENVTENVTENRIQAIIDLIRKNPKLTTTAMSNQLNITRMTLHRELEKLKEKGILKRIGPDKGGHWEIKEN; encoded by the coding sequence ATGATGAGTCTTGAATCTATAAAAGAATTAAGGGAGAGTCAGACAGTAGAATTTAAGTTAAGTTTTGGTAATGAGACTATAGAAACTTTAGTTGCCTTTGCCAATGCTCAAGGAGGTTCCGTTTATCTGGGGATCACTGATAATGGTGAAATAATGGGATTGCATATCGCAAAAGAAACCGTGGCGGAATGGATCAATGAAATCAAGACCAAAACAGCTCCAGCCATTATTCCAGATGTGGATATTCTTGAACTGGAGAATAAAGTTTTAGTTGTATTAGGGATGAAAGAATATCCCATCAAGCCAGTTTCATTTAAAGGAAGATATTTAAAACGGGTAGCTAATTCGAATCATTTATTATCGGTGGCTGAGGTCGCCAATATGCATTTAAGTGCCTTCAATTCTAGTTGGGATTATTATACGAATAATCATTTCAAAATAGATGATTTAGCCTTAGCAAAAGTTCAATCAGTGATTGATAACTTAAAAACAAATGGTCAAAATATTAATGATGATCCATTGTCATTTCTTTATAAACAAGATCTGATTCGAGATGAAAAGATCACAAATGCAGCTTTTCTACTTTTCACAGAAAGAGATACAAGAATGACTACTATAGAAATGGGGCGCTTTCAAACGGATATTCTCATAAAAGATAGCCTCCGCTCTCAGTCTGACATTATCAGTCAGGTGAATCAGGTGATTGACTTTGTCAAAAAACATATGAATAAAGCCATCATTATAACTGGTCAAGCACAGAATACCCAGCAGTGGCAATATCCTTTGGAGGCTATTCGAGAAATAGTGATGAATATGATTGTGCATAGAGACTATAGAGATACCGCTGATTCGATTATAAAAATTTATGATGATAAGATCGAGTTTTTCAATCCGGGTAAGCTTCCAGATGCTATAACAGAGGACGATTTATTGACGAATAGTTACAAATCTACCCCGAGAAATAAAACGATAGCAGATATATTCCGCACTATGGGCCTAATCGAAAAATATGGGTCAGGAATTCAAAGAATTATCAATTATTTTATGGAGGCGGGTCTTCCGAAGCCCAGCTTTAAAAATCAATCAAGCGGTTTTCTAGTCACTATTTATTCAAATGTTACAGAAAATGTTACAGAAAATGTTACAGAAAATGTTACAGAAAATAGAATTCAAGCCATTATTGACCTTATAAGAAAGAACCCCAAATTGACCACTACCGCCATGTCCAATCAGTTAAACATAACAAGAATGACTCTCCATAGAGAACTTGAAAAGCTGAAAGAAAAAGGAATACTCAAAAGAATAGGTCCTGATAAAGGCGGGCACTGGGAAATTAAAGAAAACTAA
- a CDS encoding class I SAM-dependent methyltransferase, with protein sequence MENGIVYNRPLEKDFNKLNSEHKIVLGFVKEGSSVLEIGCHTGYFSFWLKSKQCKVYGVDIYGPAVERAKPYLDSFYIGDIEKIQFYKTLSGCKFDTIILMHVLEHLKRPDIVLEELIKFLNPEGNIIIALPNISNWNSRMNIMKGNFSYTDTGLMDKTHLRFFNYYTSIELIENAGIKVKDFVGNGESDFHFLPNLKLIWRANSLMTKVGRWIFRNYPNALFHTLIFNTQKN encoded by the coding sequence ATGGAAAACGGAATAGTATATAACAGACCATTAGAGAAAGATTTTAACAAGTTGAATTCGGAACATAAAATTGTTTTAGGATTTGTTAAAGAAGGTAGTTCTGTATTAGAAATAGGCTGTCATACTGGGTATTTTTCATTTTGGTTGAAATCTAAACAATGTAAGGTATATGGTGTAGATATATATGGACCAGCAGTGGAAAGAGCGAAACCATATCTTGACTCATTTTATATAGGAGATATTGAGAAAATTCAATTTTATAAGACCCTAAGTGGGTGCAAATTTGACACTATAATTCTTATGCACGTTTTAGAACACTTGAAGAGACCAGATATTGTTTTAGAGGAGCTGATAAAATTTTTAAACCCAGAAGGAAATATTATTATTGCACTTCCAAATATTTCGAATTGGAATTCTAGAATGAATATAATGAAAGGAAACTTTAGCTATACTGACACAGGTTTAATGGATAAGACACATCTGAGATTTTTCAATTACTATACATCGATAGAATTAATTGAAAATGCGGGCATTAAGGTTAAAGATTTTGTAGGCAATGGAGAGTCAGATTTTCATTTTTTACCAAATTTAAAATTGATATGGAGAGCCAATAGTTTAATGACTAAAGTGGGTCGTTGGATTTTTAGGAATTATCCAAACGCACTTTTTCACACATTAATTTTTAATACACAGAAAAACTAA
- a CDS encoding DUF4286 family protein: protein MSIVYSVTVKPDRDIELAYLDWLQSEHIAEVVSTGCFDSYRFFKVLAEDETDGASYNIQYLTTDMSRYFDYINNFAPLMRSKGREKFGEKFHAFRTVLKQLQ from the coding sequence ATGTCCATAGTATATAGTGTTACCGTTAAGCCCGATAGAGATATAGAACTAGCCTACCTAGATTGGTTGCAGTCAGAACATATAGCCGAAGTAGTATCAACAGGTTGTTTTGACTCTTACCGTTTTTTTAAAGTGCTGGCAGAAGATGAAACCGATGGAGCTTCTTATAATATACAGTACCTTACAACAGATATGAGCCGATACTTTGATTATATCAATAATTTCGCTCCACTTATGCGCTCCAAAGGTCGCGAAAAGTTTGGTGAAAAATTTCATGCATTTCGAACAGTTTTGAAGCAACTGCAATAA
- a CDS encoding TylF/MycF family methyltransferase yields the protein MNKLQLSYLELLKKVLIDLDRVKYSEYLPIEGRIAKVINWFLKNTRFYHKQNAYVCNKVEYSYEKRMNGEDWPLYADSMIGYKRMSNVQNCMIDVIQNNIPGDFIETGVWRGGTVIFMAAILKAFEITDRKVWVADSFEGLPKPNEEKYEADKGDKHYVFNELKVSLENVMDNFRKYDLLGDNVKFLKGWFSETLPIAPIEKLAVLRLDGDMYESTMDGLVNLYPKLSVGGYCIIDDWNAVVGCKKAVNDYIQQHNITAEIITIDNIAVYWKKS from the coding sequence ATGAATAAATTACAACTAAGCTATTTAGAGCTACTAAAAAAAGTATTAATTGATTTAGATCGTGTAAAATATTCCGAGTATTTACCTATCGAAGGTAGAATTGCTAAGGTTATTAACTGGTTTTTAAAGAATACTAGATTTTACCATAAACAAAATGCATATGTATGTAATAAGGTAGAATATAGTTATGAAAAAAGGATGAACGGAGAGGATTGGCCTCTATATGCTGATAGTATGATTGGATATAAACGCATGTCAAATGTACAGAATTGCATGATAGATGTTATTCAAAATAATATTCCTGGAGATTTTATTGAAACAGGGGTTTGGAGAGGTGGAACTGTAATTTTCATGGCTGCAATTTTAAAAGCTTTTGAAATAACTGATAGAAAAGTATGGGTAGCTGATTCATTCGAGGGTCTACCAAAACCTAATGAGGAAAAATATGAAGCAGACAAAGGAGATAAGCATTATGTCTTTAATGAGTTAAAAGTATCGTTAGAAAATGTAATGGATAACTTTAGGAAGTATGATTTATTAGGGGATAATGTTAAATTTTTAAAAGGGTGGTTTAGTGAAACCTTACCAATAGCGCCAATAGAAAAACTCGCAGTTTTACGATTGGATGGTGACATGTATGAGTCTACAATGGACGGATTAGTAAATTTATATCCAAAATTATCTGTTGGTGGTTATTGTATAATAGATGATTGGAATGCAGTTGTTGGATGTAAAAAGGCGGTAAATGATTATATACAACAACATAATATTACCGCTGAAATAATTACAATAGATAACATTGCTGTTTATTGGAAAAAAAGTTAA
- a CDS encoding ABC transporter ATP-binding protein has product MALAIRVENLSKQYRLGQIGTGTISHDLNRFWAQLRGKEDPYSQIGVANDRSQKATSDYVWALKDINFEIEQGDAVGIIGRNGAGKSTLLKILSRTTLPTTGSVKMKGRIASLLEVGTGFHPEMTGRENIYQNGAILGMTRHEITRKFDEIVDFSGCEAYIDTPVKRYSSGMYVRLAFAVAAHLESEILIVDEVLAVGDAEFQKKCLGKMNDVAKGEGRTVLFVSHNMGAVSQLCKHSILMVNGKTQEIDKTKKVLDKYTEQQIINSIYESKVINKLNFLRKIHFISTNDTICNSFNHDEEIQIKFDIQIDFWKNDLLLVYGIQNNLNTRVCLDFISIDTKARNVIYSVKLPKEFLTPGVYSIDVSLLSSTEGAFDIIFGACTFEVINNKSRLTPFLGMDYGNVFLNSKYFHINK; this is encoded by the coding sequence ATGGCTCTTGCAATTCGTGTAGAAAACCTTTCTAAACAATATCGCCTCGGTCAGATAGGTACAGGTACGATTAGCCATGACCTGAATCGATTCTGGGCGCAACTGAGAGGCAAGGAAGACCCTTATTCCCAAATAGGCGTAGCCAATGACCGCTCGCAGAAAGCGACTAGCGACTATGTATGGGCACTCAAAGACATTAACTTCGAGATAGAACAAGGTGATGCCGTAGGTATTATAGGTAGAAATGGGGCTGGTAAATCTACGCTGCTCAAAATATTAAGCAGAACGACGCTACCTACGACTGGCTCGGTCAAGATGAAAGGGCGTATCGCTTCACTTCTCGAAGTAGGCACAGGCTTTCACCCAGAGATGACAGGGCGTGAAAACATCTATCAAAACGGAGCTATCCTCGGTATGACTCGTCATGAAATCACGCGCAAGTTTGACGAAATCGTGGACTTCAGTGGCTGCGAAGCATATATCGATACCCCTGTAAAGCGCTATAGCTCGGGCATGTATGTTCGACTCGCCTTCGCAGTAGCAGCCCACCTTGAGAGCGAAATACTCATAGTAGATGAAGTGCTAGCCGTAGGTGATGCCGAGTTTCAAAAAAAATGCCTAGGCAAAATGAATGATGTAGCCAAGGGTGAAGGGAGGACAGTGCTGTTTGTGAGTCACAATATGGGGGCAGTATCTCAATTATGTAAGCATTCTATCTTGATGGTAAATGGAAAAACACAAGAAATAGATAAAACAAAAAAAGTTTTAGATAAATATACAGAACAGCAAATTATCAATTCTATTTATGAGTCAAAGGTAATCAATAAATTGAATTTTTTAAGAAAAATCCATTTCATCAGCACTAACGATACTATATGTAATTCATTCAATCACGATGAGGAAATTCAAATTAAGTTTGACATTCAGATTGATTTTTGGAAAAATGATTTATTATTGGTCTATGGAATTCAGAATAACTTGAACACAAGAGTTTGCCTTGACTTTATATCTATTGATACGAAAGCTAGAAATGTTATTTATTCAGTAAAACTGCCAAAAGAGTTTTTAACGCCTGGAGTTTATTCAATCGATGTGTCTTTATTGTCTTCAACGGAAGGAGCATTTGATATAATATTCGGGGCATGCACATTTGAAGTAATAAACAATAAATCAAGACTAACTCCTTTCTTAGGAATGGATTATGGTAACGTATTTTTAAATTCAAAATATTTTCACATAAATAAATAA
- a CDS encoding UpxY family transcription antiterminator, whose amino-acid sequence MTTENWNALYLKPRTEKKVKERLIQKGFEVYLPICIVKKKYSDRLKKVEEPLLKSYIFVVAEGNKNPEILRTDGVLNYVHSTTTGKVAIIKKKELDDIQEYLSHKIFDESEWDNLKIGDNTFLTYSAFQGKQATVMEIKKNTMKLIIEDLGFVWEVKR is encoded by the coding sequence ATGACGACAGAAAACTGGAATGCACTTTATCTCAAACCTCGTACGGAAAAAAAAGTCAAAGAGAGACTCATCCAAAAAGGATTTGAGGTGTATCTTCCTATCTGCATAGTCAAAAAGAAATATAGCGATCGTCTAAAAAAGGTAGAAGAACCTCTGCTTAAATCCTACATATTTGTGGTAGCAGAAGGAAATAAAAACCCTGAAATTTTGAGAACGGATGGCGTATTAAATTATGTGCATAGCACCACAACAGGTAAAGTAGCCATCATAAAAAAGAAGGAATTAGATGACATTCAAGAATACTTGAGTCATAAAATTTTCGATGAGAGCGAATGGGATAATTTAAAAATTGGGGACAACACTTTTTTGACCTATTCTGCATTTCAGGGCAAGCAAGCTACCGTCATGGAAATTAAAAAAAATACCATGAAACTGATTATTGAAGATTTAGGATTTGTATGGGAAGTGAAAAGATAA